The proteins below come from a single Aegilops tauschii subsp. strangulata cultivar AL8/78 chromosome 6, Aet v6.0, whole genome shotgun sequence genomic window:
- the LOC120966699 gene encoding uncharacterized protein isoform X2, giving the protein MSTKITVTYQRKRGTSRAQVADGATPEPPPVSSSGVAGSQATKDQADADARSSNVLARFDKSANITITHKRKRGTSLAQTTDRATSELATVSSPELADSEAPQDGADTDNDMFNGSNHDACKPKQESAIEESAKLCAHASKKEQKEIPLCEPLPRMERPGICSLPVAEVWNDKLHCTNDAVNPIPASSSVWDVRHANGTTNQAKDSNNSAHAAINSHQGPEDTTSRRNQCKNRFSPQLTFQRRVKRKIKRNYTSDNCKEYSTLACNPQSLPINATPLLKVTNGDFLDTADKVAKEGTSTGLTVSAQRLLAEKSSRMLKSTVQHTVSTQHIEDARAEDWSKTLGRVVEAAEAVEMKELHDDPPESKGSTKHIPTIVLDGDNDERARGKLPENSKVVQEENKSRFNLGKINLNSVELPQERLHGLDDSSVQRLTDQDHFVTGQKQVSQPIERLFFKKEKDAVHGKEQHQEGTPALHTLYSNMYYPTPSRKSGSSKEPKSMPSELKFRIMDNAPESSLDCRLDSFQYSGKSSGIHLLTERINTYSYKRHQVPWSEEELDFLWIGVRRYGKSNWNAMLRDTRLRFSSSRMSEDLSEQWSKEQKKLLRVDLQSTRTSALGSEPTPHIAEGYAGSSSCTGSSMSPFLAAQSDLPLGEVHLQNAHALDRGQHYLSSLGRFNLHGINNNVPRNLPLGGFPGASSSRGRNGSKRRKSTKLEKSYYDNRSHWCQELPERTSSQLLPINQQPVNSLSQWPTKGADTGKSWLNPEMWSSASQALGQSTAEPLHDNLRAAHFLFPDDKKPHDMPDIFEAGAEVESGVAQSSKKLFWTGGDTLVQNQRAAAMAAGPSGANPSDTGASSEGTVSDS; this is encoded by the exons ATGAGCACCAAGATAACGGTAACCTACCAGAGGAAGCGTGGCACGTCGCGCGCTCAGGTGGCTGATGGCGCCACTCCGGAGCCTCCTCCTGTTTCTAGCAGTGGGGTTGCCGGCAGCCAAGCCACCAAAGACCAGGCCGATGCCGAT GCTCGCTCGAGTAATGTTTTGGCGCGGTTCGACAAGAGTGCCAACATCACAATAACCCACAAGAGGAAGCGCGGTACATCACTCGCTCAGACAACCGATAGAGCGACTTCTGAGCTTGCTACTGTTTCTAGCCCCGAGCTTGCCGACAGCGAAGCCCCGCAAGACGGGGCGGACACTGATAACGACATGTTCAATGGATCTAATCAT GATGCCTGCAAGCCAAAGCAAGAAAGCGCCATAGAAGAATCAGCTAAGCTATGTGCCCATGCATCGAAGAAAGAACAAAAGGAAATTCCATTATGTGAACCATTGCCACGGATGGAGCGACCTGGGATTTGTTCTCTCCCAGTAGCAGAGGTGTGGAATGATAAATTACATTGCACCAATGATGCAGTTAATCCAATCCCTGCTTCCAGTTCTGTATGGGATGTCAGACATGCTAACGGGACAACTAATCAAGCAAAGGATTCTAATAACTCTGCTCATGCGGCAATAAATTCTCATCAAGGGCCAGAAGATACTACTAGCAGACGTAATCAATGTAAGAACAGATTTAGTCCTCAGCTCACCTTCCAGAGGCGTGTGAAAAGGAAAATTAAGAGAAACTATACGAGTGATAACTGCAAAGAATACTCAACACTGGCATGTAACCCACAAAGTTTACCAATTAATGCTACACCCTTGCTCAAAGTAACCAATGGCGATTTTTTGGATACTGCAGATAAG GTAGCTAAAGAAGGAACAAGTACTGGACTAACCGTATCAGCTCAACGCTTGCTTGCCGAAAAAAG TTCACGCATGCTAAAATCTACAGTGCAGCATACGGTTTCCACACAGCATATTGAAGATGCAAGAGCGGAGGACTGGAGCAAAACTCTAGGTCGTGTTGTTGAAGCAGCAGAAGCTGTTGAAATGAAGGAATTACATG ATGATCCTCCAGAATCCAAAGGTTCAACAAAGCATATTCCAACCATTGTCTTGGACGGTGATAATGATGAGAGGGCCAGGGGTAAACTGCCAGAAAATTCAAAGGTGGTTCAGGAGGAAAACAAAAGCAGATTTAATTTAGGGAAGATCAACCTGAATTCTGTCGAATTACCTCAAGAGAGGCTTCACGGCCTGGATGACTCATCTGTTCAAAggctgacagatcag GATCATTTTGTTACTGGACAAAAACAAGTTTCTCAACCAATTGAAAGGCTATTTTTTAAAAAGGAGAAAGATGCTGTACATGGTAAAGAACAACATCAAGAGGGAACACCAGCATTGCATACCTTATACTCAAATATGTATTatccgactccgtcaaggaaatCTGGGAGTTCGAAGGAACCAAAGAGCATGCCTTCAGAACTGAAATTCAGAATAATGGATAATGCTCCTGAGTCCAGTTTAGACTGCCGCTTGGATAGTTTCCAATACAGTGGCAAGTCCAGTGGCATTCATTTGCTGACAGAAAGGATCAACACATACTCCTACAAAAGACACCAGGTTCCCTGGTCGGAAGAAGAGTTAGATTTTCTGTGGATTGGAGTGAGGAGGTATGGAAAGAGTAACTGGAATGCAATGCTGAGGGATACACGGCTACGGTTCTCAAGCTCAAGAATGTCTGAGGATCTTTCTGAACAATGGAGCAAGGAGCAAAAGAAACTTCTACGTGTGGATCTTCAATCAACAAGAACATCTGCTCTAGGTTCTGAACCAACTCCCCATATAGCTGAAGGTTATGCTGGAAGCAGTTCATGCACTGGAAGCTCAATGTCCCCATTCCTTGCAGCCCAATCGGACCTTCCGTTGGGCGAGGTGCACCTTCAGAATGCTCATGCTTTGGATAGAGGCCAGCATTATTTATCAAGCCTTGGCAGGTTTAACCTTCATGGAATCAACAATAATGTGCCAAGAAATTTGCCTCTGGGAGGATTCCCTGGAGCTTCTTCCTCACGGGGGAGAAATGGGAGCAAGCGTAGGAAGTCAACCAAGCTTGAAAAGTCATACTATGACAACAGGTCACACTGGTGCCAAGAACTACCAGAGAGGACGTCGTCTCAGCTCCTTCCCATCAATCAACAACCAGTGAACAGCCTTTCTCAGTGGCCTACCAAGGGCGCCGACACCGGTAAAAGCTGGCTCAACCCCGAGATGTGGTCGAGCGCATCGCAGGCGCTAGGCCAGTCCACTGCAGAACCACTGCATGACAACCTGAGAGCTGCCCACTTTCTGTTCCCTGACGACAAGAAACCACATGACATGCCAGACATCTTTGAAGCTGGCGCTGAAGTTGAAAGCGGAGTGGCGCAGTCTAGCAAGAAGCTTTTCTGGACCGGCGGTGACACCTTGGTTCAAAACCAGAGGGCCGCTGCTATGGCGGCAGGGCCAAGCGGCGCCAACCCGAGCGACACCGGCGCATCGTCTGAAGGGACGGTGTCAGATAGCTGA
- the LOC120966699 gene encoding uncharacterized protein isoform X1: MSTKITVTYQRKRGTSRAQVADGATPEPPPVSSSGVAGSQATKDQADADARSSNVLARFDKSANITITHKRKRGTSLAQTTDRATSELATVSSPELADSEAPQDGADTDNDMFNGSNHQQDACKPKQESAIEESAKLCAHASKKEQKEIPLCEPLPRMERPGICSLPVAEVWNDKLHCTNDAVNPIPASSSVWDVRHANGTTNQAKDSNNSAHAAINSHQGPEDTTSRRNQCKNRFSPQLTFQRRVKRKIKRNYTSDNCKEYSTLACNPQSLPINATPLLKVTNGDFLDTADKVAKEGTSTGLTVSAQRLLAEKSSRMLKSTVQHTVSTQHIEDARAEDWSKTLGRVVEAAEAVEMKELHDDPPESKGSTKHIPTIVLDGDNDERARGKLPENSKVVQEENKSRFNLGKINLNSVELPQERLHGLDDSSVQRLTDQDHFVTGQKQVSQPIERLFFKKEKDAVHGKEQHQEGTPALHTLYSNMYYPTPSRKSGSSKEPKSMPSELKFRIMDNAPESSLDCRLDSFQYSGKSSGIHLLTERINTYSYKRHQVPWSEEELDFLWIGVRRYGKSNWNAMLRDTRLRFSSSRMSEDLSEQWSKEQKKLLRVDLQSTRTSALGSEPTPHIAEGYAGSSSCTGSSMSPFLAAQSDLPLGEVHLQNAHALDRGQHYLSSLGRFNLHGINNNVPRNLPLGGFPGASSSRGRNGSKRRKSTKLEKSYYDNRSHWCQELPERTSSQLLPINQQPVNSLSQWPTKGADTGKSWLNPEMWSSASQALGQSTAEPLHDNLRAAHFLFPDDKKPHDMPDIFEAGAEVESGVAQSSKKLFWTGGDTLVQNQRAAAMAAGPSGANPSDTGASSEGTVSDS, translated from the exons ATGAGCACCAAGATAACGGTAACCTACCAGAGGAAGCGTGGCACGTCGCGCGCTCAGGTGGCTGATGGCGCCACTCCGGAGCCTCCTCCTGTTTCTAGCAGTGGGGTTGCCGGCAGCCAAGCCACCAAAGACCAGGCCGATGCCGAT GCTCGCTCGAGTAATGTTTTGGCGCGGTTCGACAAGAGTGCCAACATCACAATAACCCACAAGAGGAAGCGCGGTACATCACTCGCTCAGACAACCGATAGAGCGACTTCTGAGCTTGCTACTGTTTCTAGCCCCGAGCTTGCCGACAGCGAAGCCCCGCAAGACGGGGCGGACACTGATAACGACATGTTCAATGGATCTAATCAT CAACAGGATGCCTGCAAGCCAAAGCAAGAAAGCGCCATAGAAGAATCAGCTAAGCTATGTGCCCATGCATCGAAGAAAGAACAAAAGGAAATTCCATTATGTGAACCATTGCCACGGATGGAGCGACCTGGGATTTGTTCTCTCCCAGTAGCAGAGGTGTGGAATGATAAATTACATTGCACCAATGATGCAGTTAATCCAATCCCTGCTTCCAGTTCTGTATGGGATGTCAGACATGCTAACGGGACAACTAATCAAGCAAAGGATTCTAATAACTCTGCTCATGCGGCAATAAATTCTCATCAAGGGCCAGAAGATACTACTAGCAGACGTAATCAATGTAAGAACAGATTTAGTCCTCAGCTCACCTTCCAGAGGCGTGTGAAAAGGAAAATTAAGAGAAACTATACGAGTGATAACTGCAAAGAATACTCAACACTGGCATGTAACCCACAAAGTTTACCAATTAATGCTACACCCTTGCTCAAAGTAACCAATGGCGATTTTTTGGATACTGCAGATAAG GTAGCTAAAGAAGGAACAAGTACTGGACTAACCGTATCAGCTCAACGCTTGCTTGCCGAAAAAAG TTCACGCATGCTAAAATCTACAGTGCAGCATACGGTTTCCACACAGCATATTGAAGATGCAAGAGCGGAGGACTGGAGCAAAACTCTAGGTCGTGTTGTTGAAGCAGCAGAAGCTGTTGAAATGAAGGAATTACATG ATGATCCTCCAGAATCCAAAGGTTCAACAAAGCATATTCCAACCATTGTCTTGGACGGTGATAATGATGAGAGGGCCAGGGGTAAACTGCCAGAAAATTCAAAGGTGGTTCAGGAGGAAAACAAAAGCAGATTTAATTTAGGGAAGATCAACCTGAATTCTGTCGAATTACCTCAAGAGAGGCTTCACGGCCTGGATGACTCATCTGTTCAAAggctgacagatcag GATCATTTTGTTACTGGACAAAAACAAGTTTCTCAACCAATTGAAAGGCTATTTTTTAAAAAGGAGAAAGATGCTGTACATGGTAAAGAACAACATCAAGAGGGAACACCAGCATTGCATACCTTATACTCAAATATGTATTatccgactccgtcaaggaaatCTGGGAGTTCGAAGGAACCAAAGAGCATGCCTTCAGAACTGAAATTCAGAATAATGGATAATGCTCCTGAGTCCAGTTTAGACTGCCGCTTGGATAGTTTCCAATACAGTGGCAAGTCCAGTGGCATTCATTTGCTGACAGAAAGGATCAACACATACTCCTACAAAAGACACCAGGTTCCCTGGTCGGAAGAAGAGTTAGATTTTCTGTGGATTGGAGTGAGGAGGTATGGAAAGAGTAACTGGAATGCAATGCTGAGGGATACACGGCTACGGTTCTCAAGCTCAAGAATGTCTGAGGATCTTTCTGAACAATGGAGCAAGGAGCAAAAGAAACTTCTACGTGTGGATCTTCAATCAACAAGAACATCTGCTCTAGGTTCTGAACCAACTCCCCATATAGCTGAAGGTTATGCTGGAAGCAGTTCATGCACTGGAAGCTCAATGTCCCCATTCCTTGCAGCCCAATCGGACCTTCCGTTGGGCGAGGTGCACCTTCAGAATGCTCATGCTTTGGATAGAGGCCAGCATTATTTATCAAGCCTTGGCAGGTTTAACCTTCATGGAATCAACAATAATGTGCCAAGAAATTTGCCTCTGGGAGGATTCCCTGGAGCTTCTTCCTCACGGGGGAGAAATGGGAGCAAGCGTAGGAAGTCAACCAAGCTTGAAAAGTCATACTATGACAACAGGTCACACTGGTGCCAAGAACTACCAGAGAGGACGTCGTCTCAGCTCCTTCCCATCAATCAACAACCAGTGAACAGCCTTTCTCAGTGGCCTACCAAGGGCGCCGACACCGGTAAAAGCTGGCTCAACCCCGAGATGTGGTCGAGCGCATCGCAGGCGCTAGGCCAGTCCACTGCAGAACCACTGCATGACAACCTGAGAGCTGCCCACTTTCTGTTCCCTGACGACAAGAAACCACATGACATGCCAGACATCTTTGAAGCTGGCGCTGAAGTTGAAAGCGGAGTGGCGCAGTCTAGCAAGAAGCTTTTCTGGACCGGCGGTGACACCTTGGTTCAAAACCAGAGGGCCGCTGCTATGGCGGCAGGGCCAAGCGGCGCCAACCCGAGCGACACCGGCGCATCGTCTGAAGGGACGGTGTCAGATAGCTGA